DNA sequence from the Rattus rattus isolate New Zealand chromosome 2, Rrattus_CSIRO_v1, whole genome shotgun sequence genome:
TGGAGCCAAAgctacattttatatacatttttatgtcTGGAAAAATGTaagctttgaatatttttgttttgcaaaGACTCTCAGAAAAACTGTTTCTAGGTAGGCTTCCTTGCTCTAAGAAGTTTAGACGCTGAGAGCAGATGATGGTGGGGAGGGTGTAGAAATGTCTGGAATGGAGCTGTTGCCTAGCCGTTGTGTAGACAGCGTCAGAGAAGCCTCCGTCCTGGCAGAGCCTTTTCTTCACTGCGTCACCTGCTCCTGATGGAGTCTGCAGCCTTTCTGGTCAAGGCTGAACACATGAACGCAGTACGTTTCTCTCAgcaccttgtggttgctttttaagatttgtttttcaagCTCATGTTTGAAAGTCTGTATATTTCCTGGGACTTTATTCTGAAGAGTCATTTGGAGAGTTCTTACATTGTGTAAGTCAAGAACGTAGACGTTTAGCCTCCCACGTTTTTGCTTTCCTGTGCTCAGGGTACATTTATGTGCCATCTTTGCTGCTTgtgctggggatggggagagcaAGGGCCATCCTCAGACAGCTCTTTGCACGCACTGAGGGAGGCTGCCGGGCAGCTGCAGAGAAGGCTTTCTTGAGTTTTCAGTGACAGTCAGGAATCCCCAAATGGGGTATTCAGGCTAGAAGAAAGTAGATTCTTATTTGGTTATGTACGCTCAAGATTTGGACTTTCCTAAGACCAAGACGTTATTAATCAGATATTTggccatatacatatacatttgctAACATTAATTTGTTGTATATGGATTTGTGTGCCTATGtcatggtgtgtatgtggaggtcagagagcagcttGTGGGAGTTTGTTCTCTACGTTAACTATGCGGGTCCCAGGAGTGATCATCTGGCTTGTTAGCAAGAGCATTTATTTGctctgaaccatcttgctggccacaCGTGGATATTTCGATAAGTTGTATTGGTCCATCTTTAATTCTCACCGCTGTTTAAAGTAGTGTTTGGCCCACATGCTTCCAAGTAAGgcaggaataaataaatgtgaacgTGTAagtaaaatgtcttcattttctaatttaactttattCAACTCCAAGTAGATGAAGAAAGGTCATTAGTAATTATGCATTTATCTAAGCTATCATACATGTTTGTCATCTGATGTCTTATAAAGCATCTAATGTGACTAGTATGTAGAAAACATTTCCAAagaattcagacacaccagcctTAGAGGAAAACCCTTGGAAAAGTCAAGGCTTTAGCGTTTGTTGATGAGTCATATTTTAAGTTCTTTcgtttttgtcttttcattacAGGGGAAGAAAGCGTTTTGTAAGTGAAGGAGATGGAGGTCGTCTTAAACCTGAGAGCTACTgagcacagcaactcttacagTCAGTCTTAGGTGTTACCAAGAACAGATCTCAATTGTAAGAGTTGTCagcacagcttttcttttttctttttgtttttgttattgtttttttttctttttttaaagaatttgttttgGGTACAAggcatttctaaaattttataaacTTACATTTAATGGGAATTTTTGAaggaagtattttctttttttttctttttttttctttgaggggAAATTAAAGGAGGGACCGAAGAGTAACCACCTATGTGTGGGGTGTTCTGATAAGCTACTTTCTAAGTGCCATGTTTATGACCTAATCATTCCAAGTTTTGCATTCATGTACGACTGCCACTCCTTTCTTTCAAGGACAGTGTTTTTTGTAGTAAAATCACTGGTTTATACAAAGCTTTAGTTAGGGGTGAAGTAAAGCTGCTAAACCCCATTTTGGCTGCTGCTGTGGAGATGCTGTGCTTTgagagtaaacacacacacacacacacacacacacacgcacgcacgcagacacgtacacagacatacacacacagacacgcacacacacacacatacacgcacacagatTTTTGTCTTAAAGGATTTTAAGAAGCGAGTTAGTCATGAGACTTTTTCGTCTTTCCAGGGAACGTATTGATTGCCCTTAAATATTAGACAGTTAAGTAAATGGTGGCTGGAACATCTATTtttctacaaaactggaaaaacgaACCCGGTTCTACAAGAatgtacaacaaaataaaacatgtgaACACTGTCACTTCTCCGTGGGAGTGCATTTGTTTCGTCTTTTAGGTCTCCTGTGTGACTCTTGCTGGGCCTTGTGTTCAGTCCAGCagtgcaaaataaacaaaacatttcattgtTTGGGACAGACtctccaggctgtcctcaagctCAGGGCAGTCTTTCTGTTTTggtgtcctgagtgctgagaataaaggtcTAGGGGATCAGATGTCTTCTTGTGCTCCCACGGGCAGGTATGTTACCTGCACACAGGTAGCATACACGCAGACATATAAATTAACAAACTTTAAAAGTGTAATAGTTAAAGACCTTTTAAGGTTATACTAGGGAGATACACATACACtctaaatttctatttattaataGAGAGTTTAATGAGTGAAATTTGTCTAATATATAAACAGCTCTTACCCTTAAATTGTTAATGTGTTTAATAGAAGCATTCTCCATGTACTTAAAGCTTTACATTTATCTAAATAACCAACATATAACTATCAGTAAATGTTTCCTCACGGGGGCTACATTACTACCTCTTATAAAGCCTGGTTACTTAGCAAGGTAACTAGGTCCTCAGGATCTGTGGTAACTGAAGGTGTCTGCTGACTGTAGCAAACCATTACCAGTTCCTTGGTTATAGGGTTTACAGGGTTACGTACTCTCCTTCTGAAAGAAAAGTTTCTAGTATTCAAACTTCATGGCTCTTGGACGCTCATATTACTTAAGTTTTTTGCTGTAATAAGCATTTTCAGGTTTTGTGTTTGGTACTTGAGTAGCAGTTATGTAATTCTCTATTTCTTAAAATTCGTGTAGTTGAGCTCACGTCCTTGGTCAGGTCAGCAGTGAACACGGTGTGGCATGCAGTTGGTTATGTTTACTTCTGGGTAATGTACACGCCCAACAATATGTTCACAGTAAGAGTTTATTTTCAGATTCAGGTGtttaataaacataaagaaatccTTCATCCACAAAGACACATTTAATTTCTTACACTCCTAACAATAGGTGCGATGAACAAGGTgagaaatttataatttaaaaactttgaaaattCCGTAAAACCTGGTTCAAAGTTTTTCTCTTAACACAAACCAATGTTTAAACACctaaattttctgttttaagttTGGAATGACCAGTTTAAGCATTTTTAGCCTACAGATGCAAAATAGTTCTAGTCACTGAACAGTTAGGATTCCTTAGCCTACAGATGCAGAATAGTTCTAGTCACTGAACAGTTAGGGATTCCTTAAAGCGGGAGCGGCTAGTGGGTTATTTGCCGGTTGTCTTTTTCTGCCATTTCTTGTTGGCGAACTGTGTCCTGCGCTGTTTGCTGCATTTTCTCCAGTCTTTCCAAAGTCAGAGATTTTAAGGGTAAAAGCTTGGGTTTACACAGCACCATTGTGGTTACATCTTCCACAGACAACTGCCCtattaataaataagaaactaATTAATTTGAGGAAGATAACTGGTGATTTAGATTTGTAACTAGAATGTAAGTACTATCAATACAACAGTTTGTGCTCCTAGACTGACAAAGCAGTTCTCCACAAGCAACATTTCTATACACCCCAGGGTCAGGCAACAAGAGCTGGACATGGCTGCTAGACTCTTCTGTTGCCACAAGATGTAGCTGTGTGGGCCAGATGTTTAATTGGAAGTATACAGGTAACATAAAAATACAGCAAGATGCAAAAAGTAACATAAATGCTCAACTTATGAATGGCTACCTTGGTTAGCTTAACTAAGTTTGACTTAGGTTAATTTCCCCAGCTTGGAATCTTCCTTTGAATTAATTCCACTCAACAATTTCACATAGGGTTTCTAGTTATAAGAAACAGCATTTAATTTTTAGATAGCCCGTTATGGAGAAAGTTAGAATGTTTCACAGCTTCCTCATGAATAGTGTGGGAGTGCACAACAGATGAGGCAGACACCACCAGCCTAGTTGCAGATACTTAGCTATTAGCTGTGTCACACGGTCCATCCCCTTGTAAATCTCCAGTAGCCTGTGACCCAGATACTtgtgacatgtgtgtgtacacacacacacacacacacacacacacacacacacacacaccttgttttGGAAGGACTTCTCGGAACATCGACTTCACTTCTGCCATCTGTAAACTGCTGGGTACAGTGCTTTCGCTCCTTCAATGAGAAATCAGTTACCAACATTAAAATTCTCAAAGACTGGAGATTAACTGAACCACAATTCCTACAGAAAGTGAACTACATTATCTGCATgaatttctcatttgttttctcctcttccctgaaAATCAGGGTGAGACATTTCATGTGTATGATCTTGTCACATTTTTATTCAGTAGTGAGTAATTGGAATATCAAGCATTCTAACTTCTCATTCTAGGAAaaattttttgcctttttaaaaagaatcagttGAGAAAAGACAATTCACAAATAGGTCATCTTGGTTTACTGATTGCTTCTCCCGAGGAGAGACACTACTAACATAATTCCCATCTGAAAAGGGACGCAGAGAGAAATGAGGTAACTGGCCAGCAATTCCTTTTTCAAGAATGTATTTTGaaacgatttatttatttcatggtcACTGGGGTTTGGTCTGCAGGTTTCGCCCCTGTGAggcgttggatcctctggagctggtgctacagagagttgtgagctgccgtgtgggtgttgAGGAGAGCAGCTCTGGGGGAGCAGCTACTGCGCTCAACCATTGGGACAGCTCTCTAGCCCCTAGCGTTCTTTTTCTTAAACAGCTTAGTTCTACTTTTCAAGGCCTTTGCTAATAGCAGGAAATACCATAACGCTCAATTCCTGGATGCATAGCTGTAATCTGTAAGGAAGCAATACAGTGGATCAAGAAGCTACAGACTAGATAGAAAAGTATGCTTCCAGCAGTCCTGCTGAGATACCGGGTGATAAAGGTGTCCTCTTATGTTAGTCTGTTAGGGCCACCTAAGCACATACTACTTACCTTGCTCCGAGTGCTATAGCCCAGATTACTGTTCTGCTGTATGCTCTTAAGTATTGTGGATCAAGTAGTAGAATGATGTCTTCCTAAAATGCTTTTCCAGACAATGCCACCCATTTAGTGATGTTTGACCACACTGAGGCAACCTTACTATATGTCTTTCACAATGTTACCACCAAGACTTAGTATTTATAAAGTGGTGATGCTGGCTTGGTGCCTGCCTTTCCCACCCACTGCAAATTAATTATAGCCAAGTGAAGCTGCTTCTGTTTTTTGTCATTCTTGTTCAACTACTTTGACATTCCTTGTAAAAGGATACTTTGTATTCTTCAAGCTGGTTATTCTCTCATTCAAATTACTCTGGAATGCCTAGGTTTCCCAAGAAACCTCCATCTGCTCTCAGAACTTCTCTTCAGACTTTTGAGAGGTGATGTAAGAATGGGCCAGGAAAACAACTCATCATAAACTGAGCATGAGTTAAGTCTACAGTGCAATTACTTTAGAATGCACAGCTCCTAGGACATTTCTTCCTTGTATCTATACCTGGTACCTAATACCACAGCCTTTTTCTTCCAGGTTGGGTTGAAGGCTGACAGCACTGCTTCATACCAATGAAACTGACCATAACCACAGAGCCCCTAACCTTTGCATTAAAAATATTACAGTGAGACACTGCCAGAGCCAGGCAGCGGCAATAGTGGCGCActcctttagtctcagcactgggCAAGCAGAGACAGGTaatctgagttcagggccagcctggtcttcagagtaagTGCCAGAGCTGCCAGAGCTACAACAGAAACACCCTGTCTTGGGAAAACAAACACTGTGCCTGCATCAGGCACAGCTCTGTCATGCCACTGAAAAGCATGGGATATCACTGCTTTTGAGAAAAGTAAAGCATAGTAACTATTTTATACACATCACCAAGATGCAATTATTATAATAGGTTAGGTTGTAGCTGTCTATAGAATGAACAACTCTAGCTGTGTAATTAAGTCACTGCTCGTTTTTCTTTAGCTTGTACCTCTTACACATCTGAAATACAGCCCACGGAAAACAGCGAAGCTTGACGTTCATTTCTGTTTGACTGGACCACTGTACGTGGAAAGGGTGTGGGGCTAAAGGACTGGCAGAGAATGGGTTGGGTCTGGTGTGGGTAAGATCAGTGCCCTCATTTGCTTAGGCAGTTTCTACTTTAGTAGGACTGATTCTTGTGCGAGGCCCCTTAGGCCCTGacaggagagaaacaggaagggaagggctaAAATAAGCAAGGTGGAGATCCGATGGCCAGCGTTGGCCAGGATCCACAGTTTTCATAGCTGCCCTGGAAGTCTAGAATAGGACGGGACATTCATTTCTTTGTCTCCTAGCAGTCTGCTATTAGCCAAACAAAAGTTTTTAGGGTGTAGTGTTTTCTATGGAGTTGTGGCTACTCTAAATATATTATCAATGTAGGTGAGGTATgtacaaaatcagaaacagatggatcaaaagagaaacatttgCAAACAACTATTACTGAAATGTGTACTGGAAAACTGCCGTGACGATGAGGGCCTACCGTGCACCAGGTGAATGTTCATTGGTGAACGAATAAGAATCGGTTGCCTTTTGGACTCTACAGCCAGAGATAAGGGAAGAGAAACAACACAAGGAAGTCAAGTGCTGCAGACACAAGTTTAAACCGAGAAATGCTGGAAGAGGGTAATCCAGCTGTTAGAAAATCATGGTGGTGCCGTAGGGTGGCCCTAAGCAAAGCTTTAGTGTGTGGGTCTATGTGCCTTGTCTTGGGATTGTAGACAAGCCAAAAGCCTGTTAATTCTACAGTGAGAAGGTTTAGGGAAATGAGCAGCCTGATTCAACTCTTTTAATGTAGCTGCTTTGCTGTCTCTACTAAAACCAAATGTTCTACTTCAGTAGAAGTACAAAAAGAGTGCTTGAGAATAGGGATGCCCATTTGGCACTGCATTAACGATGAAACTGATTAGAAAATGCTAAGCAACACTGACCCACTGATTAACCAGCTGGCCAAGAGTTAAAAGTATTGGTTATGCATTGACTAGAATATTATTTTAGAATGAAAAAGTTACCTAGATTGTGATGATTATTAAGAGAGAAATATTAAGATACAGGACTAAACTTACTGTGCTGCAACCCAAAATTTTAATACTCAACTAAATGCAATGTCACTAGACCATGGTTTGAAGCTCTTAGGGTGATCTTTTTAGAGTTTGTAATCTTCAGAGAATGTAGTTCTGATTGGGTAGCACAGCTCAAAATCCTGTAAACTATCATAGCACTGGATTGTCTAAAGTGAATGTAAGAGAATGCAAAAGAAGACAAACCTTTGCCATAAGATATTTTATGGCTTTTGCAGTGTTGAAGACTTGTCTAAGAAAGACAGCTTTGAAAGTCAATACTGTATGTGGACAAATTGGAAGTCCTTGGAGTACAAGGAGATCACTGAAAAATGCATATTGTTAAACTCTTACCTGCAGAGCCTTAGTATTTTGGAGAAACTAGAATTCTCAGTTTGCACATTTTTAAATTGACATACattcttcattttaataattataaaggGGATGATTTCCACACACTTTAacatgaagttttaaaatattcaatgtaaACACAGCAATTTGGTAGCTAACCtctcaataaaaaatgaagttctttcttagaaattttatattattcataccTAGACCTCTTTATTTCTGTCACAATTTTAATGTAATGTAAAATTTTCATGCTTGATATTTGATCATATAATCATATCtggctataaaatttataaatttaaattataaatttaaaatatttaccatgtATCTGTTACTAAGGAGACCTTTCTCAGTAAGTTCATGTATGCATGACTGAGAATTTATTTGGATTGCCACAGTCTGGTTTTTCACGTATACATGCATAAGtactatgaacatattggaaattttttttgttcaagttttgaacattatatatttaaaagtaatagTGATCTATCATGAATaagaacttttaaagaaagattttattttatggcattgatgttttgcttgcatgtgtgtgaggttgCCAGATTGGAATTGGAATTGCAGATAGTTGTGACATGCTGTGTcccatgctgggaattgagccaggtcctctggatgagcaactgatgctcttggccactgagttgtctctccaggCCCATTCATAAGTAGTTTAATGAACTGACCAGTAAATCAGGACTTACCATTACCACGTTAGGCAAGGGCTGTACTGTGCAGCTGCACTGTTAGTGCAGTTATGTGTCCTTCTGTAGCTGTGGAGGCTCAGCCTCCCTAATCCCAAGTCCTCAGTCTTATTAAGAGCTTTATTTGCTTATTGTCTCTGGCACCTAAGAGACTTCTGCTCCTAGAAGCATTGAATCACAGTCAAATTCTACATTGAATAGAAAATGCCCCCTTTGGTGAGGTGACTATGAAGGGAGGGTATGTGAAGTGACACTGAAGACACATTTCTAAGGTGATCCAGATCAGAGACTGACCGTGGAAGTTAACGGCCGGCACGTTTGTGGTTTTAGCCTTGTTACCTCCACTCTGTCCTGATTGTCTTCAGGTGTCTTGACGCATACATGCACCCTGGCTTCCATACTCTGAGTTGTACAATAATCACATTATGCTGCCTTTAGACATGTTAATAGATTACCTGAGAGAATTTTATAGGTCTGAAATTTGAGGTagcctgggaaggaaagaagttAGGTTTTCCTTTCTAACACCAAGACTCTGTTGGACTTCAATATACTCAGGTATGTAATGCATTTGCAGCAGAACTGACAAATGTGTTATTTGCCAAACTTAGTTCATCTTGGACTGTTTCAGAATGCTTATATGGTACAACGTTTACTGTAACATACTAGATGCATGAGTGATAAGACACAACACCATTACTTATAAATAAAGTCAATTCAGAATCACATTTTTCTGAATAATAAAGAACAAACCAAGATGGTTTACTGCCTTGCCTTAGTGAGATTCATATTGTACCATTCTATACAGCACTCCCTTTGGGTggtaagaaaatgaacaaagatgacttaaaaaaatgctaaaataactGGATAATGCAGGCATTGATTAAAATTTGGAAGGAATAGTAAAGCCcatgtgtagtggtttgaatgagattggcCTCATAGTGTCACagatttgaatacttagtcaccagggaatggtgctatttgaagggattaggaggtgtggcctttttggaggaagtgtgtcactgtggggtgggatTTGATTTTTCAAAAGCCCGTGTGAGGATCAGAATCTCTTGGCCAGCAGACACAGACGTAGCTCCCAGCCACTTCAGAGCCACCTCTGCCTGCGCGCTGacaatgcttcccaccatgatgataatggactgaactaaCGAGTCCTCagttaaatgctctcttttatgctttttcaaagttcttttttgctttggtcatggtgtctcttcacagcaatacaacagTGACTTAGGACAGCACACTTGAGGTTTCGGCTCATTAAGTAGGTTAAGTCTAATTTGAAGGCACAGTGATGGAGGTAGAGTCCGTCGCACATCAGCGTGAATGATAGAGGTGCACTGAATTACTCAAGGGCGTGGAAAATGGTGGGTGGTGGGATCAGTGCTAAAAGATAAGTGtacaca
Encoded proteins:
- the Bbip1 gene encoding BBSome-interacting protein 1, encoding MAEVKSMFREVLPKQGQLSVEDVTTMVLCKPKLLPLKSLTLERLEKMQQTAQDTVRQQEMAEKDNRQITH